The Sphaerospermopsis torques-reginae ITEP-024 genome has a window encoding:
- a CDS encoding ABC transporter ATP-binding protein, with protein MAQSRRLAKLGSYLRPHWRETALGIIALLSVNGLGVYIPLLIRSGVDTLSTTFSLDQVLRYVVIIIALSSAMWMMRMASRIWIFGVGRQVEFELKQRIFEHLLKLEPAYFASNTPGDLISRATSDVDNIRRLLGFAVLSLANTFFAYTLTLPVMLSISVDLTLASLAVYPFMFLLVHFFSDRLRTQQAAVQEQLSDISELIQEDISGISLIKIYAQEENERRAFQKKNQALLTANLTLAKTRNTLFPLVGGLANISSLIIIWLGTMRISSGNLAVGDFLALLIYVERLVFPTALLGFTITAYQRGEVSIDRLESIFSITPKIQDPPDAISLPTNTVKGEVTAKNFSYTYPGANIPALDDINFTIKPGEVVAIVGAIGCGKSTLANALPRLLDIQEGQLFLDGLDITKIALNDLRGAIAYVPQDSFLFSTTIKNNIRYGDPISEQERVEAVANLAQIAAEIKNFPQEYETIVGERGITLSGGQRQRTSLARAMLIDAPVLILDDALSSVDNQTATQILKNLSSGTQRKTVIFITHQLSAAATADRIMVMDHGKIVQIGKHSELVEQSGLYQKLWSQHQVEELLH; from the coding sequence ATGGCACAATCTCGACGGCTTGCTAAACTCGGTAGTTACTTACGTCCCCATTGGCGAGAGACTGCTTTAGGCATTATTGCTTTATTGTCTGTCAATGGGTTAGGCGTTTATATTCCTTTGCTGATTCGCTCTGGGGTGGATACGCTTTCCACAACTTTTAGCTTGGATCAGGTACTACGTTATGTAGTGATCATTATCGCCCTCAGTTCCGCAATGTGGATGATGCGGATGGCTTCCCGCATCTGGATTTTTGGTGTGGGTCGTCAGGTAGAATTTGAACTGAAACAGCGCATTTTTGAACATTTACTGAAACTAGAACCGGCTTATTTTGCCAGTAATACTCCTGGTGATCTTATTAGTCGGGCTACTAGCGATGTGGACAATATCAGGCGGTTGTTGGGTTTTGCGGTATTGAGTTTAGCAAATACTTTTTTTGCTTATACTCTGACGCTGCCAGTAATGCTATCAATTAGTGTGGATCTGACTTTAGCTTCTCTGGCAGTTTATCCGTTTATGTTTTTGTTGGTGCATTTTTTTAGCGATCGCCTACGCACACAACAAGCTGCTGTCCAAGAACAACTTTCGGATATTAGCGAACTGATCCAAGAAGATATCAGTGGTATTTCTTTGATTAAAATTTACGCTCAAGAAGAAAATGAGCGTCGAGCTTTTCAAAAGAAAAATCAGGCTTTATTAACAGCTAATTTGACATTAGCTAAAACTCGAAATACTCTATTTCCCCTCGTTGGTGGTTTAGCTAATATTAGTTCCTTAATTATTATTTGGTTGGGAACTATGCGGATATCTTCTGGTAATCTGGCTGTGGGTGATTTTTTGGCTTTATTGATTTATGTAGAGCGTTTAGTTTTCCCCACGGCTTTATTAGGTTTTACCATTACTGCTTACCAAAGAGGTGAGGTGAGTATTGATCGCTTAGAATCAATTTTTAGCATCACTCCCAAAATTCAAGATCCACCTGATGCTATTTCTCTACCCACAAATACAGTTAAAGGTGAAGTTACAGCCAAAAATTTTAGTTACACCTACCCTGGTGCTAATATCCCGGCTTTAGATGATATTAACTTTACTATTAAACCAGGGGAAGTGGTGGCAATTGTCGGGGCTATCGGTTGCGGAAAATCTACTTTGGCTAATGCTTTACCCCGGTTGTTGGATATTCAGGAAGGACAGTTATTTTTAGATGGTTTGGATATTACAAAAATAGCATTAAATGATTTACGAGGTGCGATCGCCTACGTTCCTCAAGATAGTTTTTTGTTTAGTACCACCATTAAAAATAATATCCGTTATGGCGACCCCATTAGTGAACAAGAAAGGGTAGAAGCTGTTGCTAATCTCGCTCAAATAGCTGCCGAAATTAAGAATTTTCCCCAGGAATATGAAACAATTGTCGGTGAAAGAGGAATTACCCTTTCCGGTGGTCAGCGACAACGTACATCTTTAGCTAGAGCCATGTTAATTGATGCTCCGGTTTTAATTTTAGATGATGCCCTTTCTAGTGTAGATAATCAAACTGCTACCCAAATTTTAAAAAATCTCTCTAGCGGTACACAACGAAAAACCGTGATTTTCATTACTCATCAACTTTCAGCAGCGGCGACTGCTGATAGAATTATGGTCATGGATCATGGTAAAATTGTGCAAATTGGTAAACATTCAGAACTTGTGGAACAGTCAGGATTATATCAAAAATTGTGGAGTCAGCATCAAGTAGAGGAGTTACTACATTGA